Part of the Brassica oleracea var. oleracea cultivar TO1000 chromosome C8, BOL, whole genome shotgun sequence genome is shown below.
TCGCGGGATTATATTAGTACGAGGTTTTCTAGGCCCGCAAACGAGTTTTTATGTGACTGGGTCTTTTGCGGGATGGGCCGAAATGGGTCATACGGGATTACATGGACCCGCATTTTTTTCTTCTTTTCTTATTTTACCTGAAAAAACGAGAAAGAAAGTGAGAAAAAGGGATTCTTGTGATTTTCCCCCAGAAAACATAAGGAGTTCCGGCGTAGATGATTCGAGTTCCGGTGATGATGATTCGAGCTCCGGTGATGATGATTCGAGCTCCGGCGATGACGACCCCAGCTCCAGCGATGACGATTTGAGTTCTTGTGGTGTTTTGATTTGGTTTTCTCTTTTTATTATACACAACTATGAATTGCTTTATTACAATGTGATATTTCTTGTTTAAGTTGATTGATTTTGTTTTTAGTACTGTGAAGTGGTGTTTTTCTTAAATTAAAAAAAAATTAGGTTACAATGGTGTTGTTTAGGAGAGAATTTAGTTGTATATCACATCAAGTGATTAATTTGGCTAAGTGATTCACAATTTTTTTGCAATCCAAATAATTAAAAAGAGAGATGGTTTGATGAAGACATATAATACTTGAGCCAAATTATTACAAAGACAACAATTCAATCAGATTCAAATTTAACAAAAGCTTATGCCGATAAAAAAGAAAGCTTTTAACTCAAAAACGCAAGCACAAACGGAGCTTGTGGCATTGATTTTGATAAGGCTTTAGTGAAACTTAATGAGCTCTCTTCAACTCTCTTATACAACTCTTCTACTTGAACATTCATGAAAGAAGATGTAGCAGGCGGTTTGATAAGGAGGCGTCCCCCGGGACGACCCGCGAAGGCCTATATATATTCCGCGGTACGGTTTGGGCCAACATTTTGAAGACCACAGCCCGCGCGGGACATGCCCGCTGTAACCCGCTCGATGACTAATCTGCCGCGGTACGGGATAGAACGGGATTGGTAAACCTGTTTGACATCTCTATTTTCATGTAATATATATAGTAGAATTAATGTTTTAAGATTTGTGCACATATTAATAAAAACTAAATACAGATTTTATATATTATTTTTGGGTTTTCTTAGTTTTATTTACTTATAATAAATTTTTACTATTCATATTTTTAGATTTAATTTATATTTTAACTTAAAAGATAAATGCATTAGTTAAAATCTAAAACATTAATATTTCAACTACAAGAATAAATTTTAAAATATCTTTCTTTTAAATAGGATAAATTACTTTATAGTAATATTAATGTGTAACGGCTTACAATTAATTAAACGAAATAATTGCATAATTATTTTAGCACTTCCTATAGAGATGGCAAACGAGCTCACCCGCAACCAAATGGCCCGCCCCGCCACGGGCTCAAGTTCAGTTGGGTCACAGCGGGCTGGCCCGCCGCGGGATGCGGTTCCAAGAAGCATTGACCAATCCCGCCCCGCCTAGTGCACAGGTCTTTGCGGGCAGGCCCGCGGGTCACCATTTAGAAGTTGAATGGTGTTCCATGTACTATACGTGTGTTATTTCCTGCAACAAACAATTGTTCAGAAGATGTTTTCGTAAGTCTTTGCATGATAACATCACCCAAACGTCTCATTCCATGCTTAACTATAGCTTTTGACCAGAAGATCAACAAATGAAGTATATGAACCTCTATCATACGTTTCAGAAACGTATCTTACATAACATTACTCTTGTGTTCAATACAAACGTAACAAACATAGATTACTTAACATAANNNNNNNNNNNNNNNNNNNNNNNNNNNNNNNNNNNNNNNNNNNNNNNNNNNNNNNNNNNNNNNNNNNNNNNNNNNNNNNNNNNNNNNNNNNNNNNNNNNNNNNNNNNNNNNNNNNNNNNNNNNNNNNNNNNNNNNNNNNNNNNNNNNNNNNNNNNNNNNNNNNNNNNNNNNNNNNNNNNNNNNNNNNNNNNNNNNNNNNNNNNNNNNNNNNNNNNNNNNNNNNNNNNNNNNNNNNNNNNNNNNNNNNNNNNNNNNNNNNNNNNNNNNNNNNNNNNNNNNNNNNNNNNNNNNNNNNNNNNNNNNNNNNNNNNNNNNNNNNNNNNNNNNNNNNNNNNNNNNNNNNNNNNNNNNNNNNNNNNNNNNNNNNNNNNNNNNNNNNNNNNNNNNNNNNNNNNNNNNNNNNNNNNNNNNNNNNNNNNNNNNNNNNNNNNNNNNNNNNNNNNNNNNNNNNNNNNNNNNNNNNNNNNNNNNNNNNNNNNNNNNNNNNNNNNNNNNNNNNNNNNNNNNNNNNNNNNNNNNNNNNNNNNNNNNNNNNNNNNNNNNNNNNNNNNNNNNNNNNNNNNNNNNNNNNNNNNNNNNNNNNNNNNNNNNNNNNNNNNNNNNNNNNNNNNNNNNNNNNNNNNNNNNNNNNNNNNNNNNNNNNNNNNNNNNNNNNNNNNNNNNNNNNNNNNNNNNNNNNNNNNNNNNNNNNNNNNNNNNNNNNNNNNNNNNNNNNNNNNNNNNNNNNNNNNNNNNNNNNNNNNNNNNNNNNNNNNNNNNNNNNNNNNNNNNNNNNNNNNNNNNNNNNNNNNNNNNNNNNNNNNNNNNNNNNNNGAAGGGCTCTTTCAAGCATATAGAATGTCGAATTCCATCTTTTCTGCACATCCATTATCAAACCAGCATTCTCCTTTATACCAGCAGCATCCACGCATTTTGCAAACGTCATCTCACGCGTCTCTGACGCTGTTACATACTTAACACTCTCTCTAATTTTGTGCAAAGAGTCTTTAATAACCTTCAAACCATCTTGCACAATGAGGTTGAGTATGTGAGCTGCACATCTGACGTGAAAAAACTCACCTCCACACAACAAATCATTGCTCAAAAGCACCTGAGTTTTCACTATATCTTGCATCGAATCATTACTTGTAGCATTGTCTAATGTGAGAGAGAACATTTTTTTCTCTACTCCCCACTCTTCCACAGATTCAAGAAGCTTTAAAGCAACATTCATACCTGTGTGAGGCGGTGGGAGAGCACAAAAAGTCAGTATTTTACTGTTCAGCCTCCAATTTCGGTCAATGTAATGTGCTGTCAGACACATATAACCCTCCCGTTTCAGTGATGACCACAAATCAGAAGTGAAGCTTACTCTTCCTGGAAGACTAGCCAATTCCCTCTTCAATGTCTCTCTCTCGTTTTCATAAAACCGATAGACCTCTGCTTTAGCTGTGTTCCGACAAAAGAATTTGACGTCAGGATTCAAGTGCTTCCAAGTTTCTCTGACTTGCTCATACTCAACATATGAGTAAGGTAGGTCATGCTGGATTATAGTCTTGGTTACCAGTTGCTTGAACACAATATGATCATACTTGCCACTTACTAATTTGGCTTCAGCATCAAGTTTTTTTGTTCGGAGATTCCTTGGAAAGAATTTGCATCTGTCACGATGCCTTCTCAAACCACTTGTTCCACGGGCATGGAACAAGTGGTTTGAGAAGGCATCGTGACAGATGCAAACTCTTTCCAAGGAATCTCCGAACAAAAAAACTCGNNNNNNNNNNNNNNNNNNNNNNNNNNNNNNNNNNNNNNNNNNNNNNNNNNNNNNNNNNNNNNNNNNNNNNNNNNNNNNNNNNNNNNNNNNNNNNNNNNNNNNNNNNNNNNNNNNNNNNNNNNNNNNNNNNNNNNNNNNNNNNNNNNNNNNNNNNNNNNNNNNNNNNNNNNNNNNNNNNNNNNNNNNNNNNNNNNNNNNNNNNNNNNNNNNNNNNNNNNNNNNNNNNNNNNNNNNNNNNNNNNNNNNNNNNNNNNNNNNNNNNNNNNNNNNNNNNNNNNNNNNNNNNNNNNNNNNNNNNNNNNNNNNNNNNNNNNNNNNNNNNNNNNNNNNNNNNNNNNNNNNNNNNNNNNNNNNNNNNNNNNNNNNNNNNNNNNNNNNNNNNNNNNNNNNNNNNNNNNNNNNNNNNNNNNNNNNNNNNNNNNNNNNNNNNNNNNNNNNNNNNNNNNNNNNNNNNNNNNAAGAACACAACAACACAAGAAACAAAAAGATCTATGTACTAGTAACCTATTACCTAAATTCTATCAGCTATAAGAACACAAGAACACAACAACACAAGAAACAAAAAGATCTATGTACTAGTAACCTATTACCTAAATTCTATCAGCTATAAGAACACAAGAACACAACAACACAAGAAACAAAAAGATCTATGTACTAGTAACCTATTACCTAAATTCTATCAGCTATAAGAACACAAGAACACAACAACACAAGAAACAAAAAGATCTATGTACTAGTAACCTATTACCTAAATTCTATCAGCTATAAGAACACAAGAACACAACAACACAAGAAACAAAAAGATCTATGTACTAGTAACCTATTACCTAAATTCTATCAGCTATAAGAACACAAGAACACAACAACACAAGAAACAAAGAGATCTATGTACTAGTAACCAAGTATCTAAATTCTATCAGCTCTTATCATAAGCAATGGAGACGACATAATAAATAAATAGAACAGAGACTAACCTGAGGTCCTTGGCCTTATAGATCGGAATGCATGTGTGAAGTGTCCTTTGCATTCTCATATTGTTCTTCTCCTTGATCATAATACAATCCCCCACTCATCACATATCATTATAAAGAAAAAGTTTTAGAAAATATATGACTAAAATCACTTGAGTTTATATGATCAGGACATTAAGACATTGTTGCACATAACTGTCTTTTTCTTTGGTTAAAACGAGCAGGACGGACCAAACATGATCCAGCAGTCTGTCTTATGCTCTCCTGTTTCCCAGCTGCCCTGTAAACATAGCAGAGGTTTGCTCTATAACACACATAATACGTACAATCAATGATTCTTGTAACGCTAACCAAGAAATATATATATAAATAAAAATTTGTAACTGTAGTTTATACCTTCCTTGAAGAAGAGAATCTCTGAGCCAATGATCAAACGCTAAAGCCCAAGGAACAGCTGAGCCATTAGTTATATTAAAGTCAAGCTTCCTCAAGTTGTGAGTGGCACTTCCTGATCCAATGATAAGAACACCTTCGTCTTTAAGTGGAGCCAATGCTTTGCCCATGTTGTAATGGTAAGTCCCACTTTGAGATGATTGAAGAGAGAGCTGGCAAACAGGTATGTCAGCCTCTGGATACATCAGCATAAGAGGAACCCAACCTCCATGATCCAGTCCTCTGTTTTTATCTTCATCAACACGTTTCATTCCTCCTTCTCCCATTAACAATTCTTTTACCCTCTTCCCCAATTCCCACTTTGAGATGATTGAACAGAGAGCTGGCAAACAGGTATGTCCGCCTCTGGATACATCAGCATAAGAGGAACCCAAGCTCCATGATCCAGTCCTCTGTTTTTATCTTCATCAACACGTTTCATTCCTCCTTCTCCCATTAACAATTCTTTTACCCTCTTCTCCAATTCAATAACTCTAGGTGCTTCATATTTCAGCTGCAAGTTTCAAAAATGACCACATAGATTGAAACTTTTTTGATATAATTGACCACAGATTGAAAATTGATGTGTTTCTTCAACGGTGGGTATGGCTTAGGATAAAACCTAATTCATCTAGATTCTGGGTGAGACAAAAGTTAGGGTTCTGGTAAGAAAAAAGAGGAAGAGAGAGAGACCTTGTACATGGGATCAGGGAAGCCATATAAGTCGTGGATGGTGGAATTGCGGAGAACAGTGTTTGGCGGAGATGACCAATCGCCATTTCTATCACTGTTCGAGCTGGAAGAGATCGTCTTTGGCGGAGCCCCGCGCGTCCCGCAGTACACATCGAGCCAATCCTGCGTCTGGTCCAATACCGCACAAGCCTTACCAGCGAGGCCCGCTTCAAATTCGGGCCTGTGTCTTAGAACCCAATCCCGACCCAAAGCAAGTTTACACGGGCCCGGCCCGCGGGCAGGTTCTTCTTTTGCCATCTCTAATTTCCTAGAACGGGAAATCTGCAGTGGAAGGAGACACCTCCACGTGTGCAGGAGGTTCATCAGAAGCTTCCAATGAGATGCACCATCGTCAGCATTCAACACCTACACACTTGTTCTCACGGACTCCCAAACAAAAAGGTCGAATCACCATTTTGTATACTATAAGACCCCAGTTTTTATTTTTCTTTTAATTTCATTCATTCATTACGATCCTTACTCATGTCTCCACCGTCGGATCGCGGATCCTAGCTGTAACCAAGGGGGCAGATTTAATGAACTGGGGCCTAAGACTGGAGTACTTAACTGCATTCCCATCAGGCCATCACTTTTCTGACATTTATTTTCTCTTCTTCTTGTATTTTGCCACTTTTGGCTCAACGGATTTTTTTAAAGGATGATTAAGCACTAATTTAGTTTAGTTTACTTAACTATTTTAGCTAAAAATGGGTTATTTGTAAAATAAAGTACTACTATTCAAACTTATAAGACCATCTCCAATGCATTCTTCTATTTTTACCTCTAAAATAGATGAACTCTATAATAGAGATGAATTTCGTTCCAATGCATTTCTCTAAATATAAATCTTCAAATATAGAATAATGCTATTTTTTATTCTATAAATATATTTTTTTATAAATAGAGAAAAAATAGTAATTTCTATATTAGAAGAAAAAATAGAGATAGATTGGAGTGATTTTGACTTTAAATGCTATTCCATCCGTTCCTTAAAGATACATATTCTAGAGAAAAATTTTGTTTCTAAAAGATTCATTTTTTACATTTTTAATGCATGTTTTATTAACTAATTGCAAACTTCAAAAATTTTAATTGCACTAATTGATTTTTTATTGGTTTAAAATTGTGGAAAGAAGATAAAACAAAAAATTATGCAAATTTAATGTGTTTTATTAAAATGTGTGAAAAAACTAGAATATGGATCTTTTAAGAACAGATGAAGTATTATATAGACAAAAATATAGATGAGTTAGAAATGCTCTATACTATTATTTTAAAATGCGTTGCTTAGCGTGCAATCAGTTTTAATTACTCACTTCAAATTGTACATTCAACGGTGTATTCTGGTTTCAAAAACAAAAGTGTATTCTGGCTTCAAGTCCTAAATAATGCACTATAATTATCTTAACACAATAGTACTACTAGCAAGTCTCTAGGTAGTTAATTGCTCACCATTCAACTGCATCCAAGTGAGTATTATGGCTTCAATACCTAAATAATGCATTAAAGTTATCGGAAAGCTACACAATAGTACTACTAGTAAGTCTCTAGGTATTTAAACTCAATGAAAAACCAATATTTACACGAAATTAAGGACAATCTCGTTGGAAAACGACATTCCATAAATGTCAAGTTACTTCAAAAACCCCATGTAAAATCGGTACGCAATGTAATGGTCAAAGTAATTATTTACACATTCCTAATTTTTCAATGTTTCACATGGAGTAAGTGAATGGTCAAACTTTTTTTTAAAGAAAAAATTAGGCGCACCCCGTGTTAATCAAAATTGGTTTATTAATAACACGATATAGCCTAATCACACGGTACTCTGTTTTTTATAGGCTCGATACAATTAACTAATAAGGACCTCTCTCATTATTCATGAACATGATGGCTGAAAAAAGGCTACATACAAACTATATACGTCTAATCCCTCTCAAATAATTTCTTATATAAATGCCATTAAATTGATTAAAAGTTTATAAAAATCCGGATTAACAGTCTCCTCCCACATTTTTATTTGTTTCCAAAACAAGTATCTGACCGACCCGACCCGGGAGATCCTTTTCTTTGTTTCCAAAAATAAATAATAAATTAAAATCAAATTTGCTGCAGAAGAAAAAATTTAAAAGGCAAATTCGAGAAGAAAGCCAAAAAAGAAAGCTCTTCTCACTCTCAGCCTCTCGTCACCACTAACCAGAGAAGAAGCTCCTCGATAGAGAGAGAAAATGGGTTTGATACCAACAACGAAAGAGACGAAGAATCACAATAACAGTGGTGGAAGAGGAATGGGTTTTCTCTTAGTCTTCTTCCCTGACCACACCGACGTCTCTTCTTCTTCATCCTCATCTCCGACGACACTCTTCCGCACCAGATCTTCCCGACTCCTCCTCTCCAAAGCTCAATCCACAATCTCAATCTGCATCCTCCTCCTTCTCCTCACCCTCTTCCTCTTCACCCTCTCCACCTTCGAACCTTCCTCCGGCCTCCCCGCCGTTTCCCACCGTCGCTTCCTCCTCACTCGCGACGTCGTCCCCAGAAGTACTCGAGGCGTTATCAACAACCGCAACCGCTTCGCTCTCCAGGGGATGGGCACTCTGTTTCTCAGAGGAACCAAGAGCATGCACGATCTCATCGTCGCTCATATCGCCTCCGATACGACGGAGGAAGATCTCCGCCTCTTCTTCCGGCTGCTATACCGCTCCGGAGCCACTTC
Proteins encoded:
- the LOC106309170 gene encoding extradiol ring-cleavage dioxygenase-like, producing MAKEEPARGPGPCKLALGRDWVLRHRPEFEAGLAGKACAVLDQTQDWLDVYCGTRGAPPKTISSSSNSDRNGDWSSPPNTVLRNSTIHDLYGFPDPMYKLKYEAPRVIELEKRVKELLMGEGGMKRVDEDKNRGLDHGAWVPLMLMYPEADIPVCQLSLQSSQSGTYHYNMGKALAPLKDEGVLIIGSGSATHNLRKLDFNITNGSAVPWALAFDHWLRDSLLQGRAAGKQESIRQTAGSCLVRPARFNQRKRQLCATMS